The Alcaligenes aquatilis genome contains the following window.
ACCAAGATGGACCAGCAACAGTTGAGCGAAGAAGGCCACTACGGCGTTCTGGGCGTGGCTGGTGCTCGTATGGAAATGCCCGGTTGCTCGCTGTGCATGGGTAACCAGGCACAGGTTCGCGAAGGCGCCACCGTCATGTCCACCAGTACCCGTAACTTCCCCAACCGTCTGGGCAAGAACACCAATGTGTTCCTGGGTTCGGCTGAACTGGCCGCCATCTGCTCGCGTCTGGGTCGCATCCCGACCCGCGAAGAGTACCTGGCCGACATGGGTGTCCTGCAAGCCAATAGCGAAGACATCTATCGCTACATGAACTTCGACCAGATCGAAGAGTTCAAGGAAATTGCTGACTCCGTAGGTCTGTAAGCCCTAGCGCTTGCAAAAAACGCCTTCGCCGCTTCATGCGGCGAAGGCGTTTTTCTTTGCCGCTTTGAAATGATCCCCCTGTCAAGACACAGACAAAAAAGCCTGGGTATCAAGCGTCAGCCGACGTTGGCCGTGCACATATGCACGATTGGCTGCCCACGGGTATACCCCTACTATCATTGTGGTTACTCCTTATGTACGTCTGGCGTTTGAATCGCCTATAAAGCTGAAAGCAAACTGAAGAAAAACTGAAAAACAGTATCGGATTGCTGCAGTTTGCTCTCGAACGCTTACAGCCACTTCGGAGACACACCTCATGAGAAACAGGATCAAAAAAAGCACCGCGCCACACGAACACACTGGCGCATCTCGGCGCAAGTTCCTGGGCGGTGCGGCAGTCGGCACCGCGGCTGCAGCAACGATGGGCTTTCCTGCCATCGCTCGCGCGCAGGGTCCCATCAACTTCCGCTTTCAAAGCACTTGGCCCACCGTCGACATCTTCCACGAATTCGCCCTCGATTTTGCCAAGAAAATCAATGATATGACCGGTGGAGACCTGAAAATCGAAGTCTTGCCCGCCGGGGCAGTGGTACCGGCCTTTGGCCTGCTGGATGCCGTCTCCAAGGGAACGCTGGACGGTGGCCACGGCGTACTGGGTTACAACTACGGCAAGCAAAATGCCCTGGCTTTATTTTCGTCTGGTCCGGCCTTCGGCATGGACGCCAATATGGTGCTGGCATGGCACAAATACGGTGGCGGCAAGGAGTTGCTGGCCAAGCTGTACGATGCCATCGGTGGCAATGTCGTCTCGTTCCTGACCGGCCCGATGCCCACACAACCGTTCGGCTGGTTCAAAAAACCCATCGCCAAGACCGAAGACCTCAAGGGCCTGAAATTCCGTACCAATGGCCTGGCTATCGACCTGTTCACCGAAATGGGGGCTGCCGTCAACGCGCTGCCAGGCGGTGAAATTGTCCCCGCCCTGGACCGCGGCCTGCTCGATGGTGCCGAGTTCAACAATGCCGCATCAGACCGCGCCCTGGGTTTTCCGGACGTGTCCAAGGTCTGCATGCTGCAAAGCTTTCACCAGGCCTCCGAAACCTTCGAGATCATGTTCAACAAGGACAAATACAACGCCTTGCCGACACAACTGAAAGCCATTGTCGACAACGCGGTCGAGGCCTCATCGGCCGACATGTCCTGGAAGGCGGTTGACCGTTACTCGCAAGACTACCAGCGCCTGCAAAAGGAAGACGGCGTCAAATTCTACAAAACGCCCGACGCCATCTTGCAGCAACAACTGGTTGTTTGGGACCAGATCATCGCCAAAAAGGCGGAGACCAACCCCCTCTTCAAGGAAATCGACGCGTCGCAACGCGCATTCGCGGCACGTGCCATGGCGTGGGACATGGACACCAACAATAACCGTCGTATGGCCTACAACCACTACTTCGGCCGCAAGGCCCCCCAAGCCTAAAGCTAGCTCCTATCGGCAATCGTACCGCGTCATCCCGTCTACTCGGATGTGGATGACGTCTCCTCCCTGACTCCAGGCCGGCCGCGCCCAAAGCCGCAGTCGACACACATCAGACCCTTTCCGCGCCAGCAAGGTGACCCGACCATGCAGAAAATCCTGGCCTTTATCGACCGGTTCAATACGTGGATAGGCCAGTTGTTCGGCTGGCTAATCCTGGCATTGACCCTGTTCGTTTCCTTCGAGGTTTTCTCTCGATACGTTTTATCCAACCCGCACGCCTGGGCCTTTGACATGATGAACATGCTGTATGGCAGCCTGTTCATGATGGCCGGCGCCTATACGCTCTCCAAGAACGGCCATGTCCGTGGGGATGTGCTGTACGGTTTTTTCCCGCCCCGCCTGCAGGCGGGCCTGGACTTGGTCCTGTACATCCTGTTTTTTATTCCCGGTGTGGTCGCCATGTTCTGGGCCGGCTACTACTTCGCTGCCGAGTCGTGGGCCATCATGGAGCACTCGAACATTACGGCCAACGGACCGCCCATCTACCCGTTCAAAGCCATCATCCCGCTGGCAGGCTTGTGCCTTCTACTGCAAAGCTTTGTGGAAATGGTGTACTGCGTGCGCTGTCTGCGGGACGGGAAATGGCCTTCGCGCGACAAGGACGTTGAAGAAGTCGATGTGGACAAGCTCATGGACATGGTGGACGTCAACAGCGACGATATTAAAAAACTGGATGCCTTTGTCAAAGTCGGCGGCAAAAAAGGGAGTCCGACATGAGAAAAGAAATCTGGTTCGGGCTTACCATCCTGATCGGCATTGTTCTGAGCATTGCCGTGTTCATGCCGGCACCTGCAGACATGACCAATGGTCATTTGGGCCTGCTCATGCTGGCCCTGATTGTCGTCACCATCATGCTGGGCTTTCCCACAGCCTTTACGCTGATGGGGATGGGAGTGATCTTTACCTGGCTTGCGTACCGCAACATGGGCACACAGCAAGCTATCCAGCAGACCCTGGACCTGATGGTTCTGCGCACCTACGCCGTCATGACCAACGATGTCCTGATTGCGGTGCCCCTGTTCATCTTCATGGGCTATCTGGTTGAACGCGCAAATCTGATCCAGAACCTGTTCCAGGGCATGCACCTGGCCATGGCACGAATCCCTGGTTCGCTGGCGGTGGCCACTATTGCCACCTGCGCCATCTTTGCCACAGCCACTGGCATTGTAGGTGCGGTGGTGACTCTGATGGGGCTGCTGGCCATGCCCGCGATGCTGCGGGCGGGCTACAGCGTACAACTGACAGCCGGCTCCATTACTGCGGGAGGCTGCCTGGGTATTTTGCTGCCCCCCTCCGTGCTGCTAATCCTGTATGGCGCTGTCGCCGGTGTCTCGGTCGTGAAACTGTATGCTGGAGCCTTCTTCCCAGGCCTC
Protein-coding sequences here:
- a CDS encoding TRAP transporter substrate-binding protein; translated protein: MRNRIKKSTAPHEHTGASRRKFLGGAAVGTAAAATMGFPAIARAQGPINFRFQSTWPTVDIFHEFALDFAKKINDMTGGDLKIEVLPAGAVVPAFGLLDAVSKGTLDGGHGVLGYNYGKQNALALFSSGPAFGMDANMVLAWHKYGGGKELLAKLYDAIGGNVVSFLTGPMPTQPFGWFKKPIAKTEDLKGLKFRTNGLAIDLFTEMGAAVNALPGGEIVPALDRGLLDGAEFNNAASDRALGFPDVSKVCMLQSFHQASETFEIMFNKDKYNALPTQLKAIVDNAVEASSADMSWKAVDRYSQDYQRLQKEDGVKFYKTPDAILQQQLVVWDQIIAKKAETNPLFKEIDASQRAFAARAMAWDMDTNNNRRMAYNHYFGRKAPQA
- a CDS encoding TRAP transporter small permease subunit, which produces MQKILAFIDRFNTWIGQLFGWLILALTLFVSFEVFSRYVLSNPHAWAFDMMNMLYGSLFMMAGAYTLSKNGHVRGDVLYGFFPPRLQAGLDLVLYILFFIPGVVAMFWAGYYFAAESWAIMEHSNITANGPPIYPFKAIIPLAGLCLLLQSFVEMVYCVRCLRDGKWPSRDKDVEEVDVDKLMDMVDVNSDDIKKLDAFVKVGGKKGSPT